The Salvia miltiorrhiza cultivar Shanhuang (shh) chromosome 1, IMPLAD_Smil_shh, whole genome shotgun sequence genome has a window encoding:
- the LOC130985141 gene encoding cytochrome P450 87A3, whose translation MFPPVVYTIVILMIGFLNWLYSWRNPRCNGVLPPGSMGWPLLGESLSFFAPNTSFGIPPFVKDRMQRYGAVFKTSLVGRPVIVSTDADLNYLVFQQEGKLFQSWYPDTFTEIFGRQNVGSLHGFMYKYLKNMVLKLFGPESLKKMLLEVEQAANASLTNWSMEGVVDVKEATAKMIFDLTAKKLISYDAETSSENLRESFVAFIQGLISFPLDIPGTAYHKCLKGRKQAMRVLKRLLQERRERPRKVEVDFFDYVLEELQREDTVLTEGIALDLMFVLLFASFETTSLSLTLATKLLYEHPLVLKQMREEHDAIIRQRGNADTGLTWTDYKSMKFTFQVINETVRLANIVPGIFRKTLRETKFKGYTIPAGWAVMVCPPAVHLDPTKYKDPLHFNPWRWEGVDTTGASKNFMAFGGGMRFCVGTDFTKVQMAVFLHCLVTKYKWNPIKGGNILRTPGLQFPNGFHIQISERE comes from the exons ATGTTTCCGCCAGTTGTGTACACGATAGTTATATTGATGATCGGCTTTCTGAACTGGCTCTACAGCTGGAGAAATCCAAGGTGCAATGGGGTGCTCCCACCGGGTTCAATGGGCTGGCCTCTTCTTGGAGAATCTCTCAGCTTCTTTGCTCCAAACACCAGCTTTGGCATTCCTCCTTTTGTTAAGGATAGGATGCAGAG GTATGGAGCTGTATTCAAGACTAGTCTGGTGGGGAGGCCGGTGATCGTGTCCACGGATGCAGATCTCAACTACTTGGTTTTCCAGCAAGAGGGGAAGCTGTTCCAGAGCTGGTATCCAGACACATTCACTGAGATTTTTGGGAGGCAGAATGTGGGCTCCTTGCATGGCTTCATGTACAAGTACCTCAAGAACATGGTGCTCAAGCTCTTCGGCCCCGAGAGCTTGAAGAAGATGCTTCTAGAAGTTGAGCAGGCAGCCAATGCCAGCTTGACCAACTGGTCTATGGAGGGAGTTGTTGATGTCAAGGAAGCAACTGCAAAG ATGATCTTTGACCTCACAGCAAAGAAGCTGATCAGCTATGATGCAGAAACATCGTCTGAGAATCTAAGGGAAAGTTTTGTAGCTTTCATACAAGGCCTGATCTCATTTCCTCTTGACATTCCTGGCACAGCCTATCACAAATGCTTAAag GGGAGGAAGCAGGCGATGAGGGTGCTGAAGAGGCTGCTGCAGGAGAGACGGGAGAGGCCGAGGAAAGTGGAGGTGGATTTCTTTGACTATGTGTTGGAGGAGCTGCAGAGGGAGGATACAGTGCTGACAGAGGGCATTGCCTTGGATTTGATGTTTGTATTGCTCTTTGCTAGCTTTGAGACCACCTCCTTGTCTCTCACTCTTGCTACTAAGCTTCTCTATGAACATCCTTTGGTTTTGAAGCAAATGAGA GAAGAGCACGACGCGATTATTAGGCAGAGGGGAAATGCAGATACTGGGCTAACATGGACTGACTACAAGTCTATGAAATTCACATTTcag GTGATCAATGAAACAGTGAGACTAGCAAATATAGTGCCTGGGATATTCAGAAAGACATTGAGAGAGACCAAATTCaaag GGTATACTATTCCGGCTGGATGGGCGGTGATGGTGTGCCCCCCGGCCGTGCACTTGGACCCCACCAAGTACAAGGACCCCCTCCACTTCAATCCATGGCGCTGGGAG GGCGTGGACACGACGGGCGCCTCCAAGAACTTCATGGCGTTTGGAGGCGGCATGAGGTTCTGTGTGGGAACAGACTTCACAAAGGTGCAAATGGCTGTGTTTCTACATTGCCTTGTCACCAAATACAA ATGGAATCCAATCAAAGGGGGAAATATTCTACGAACTCCCGGTTTGCAGTTTCCAAATGGATTTCACATTCAAATTTCTGAAAGAGAATGA